From Homo sapiens chromosome 6, GRCh38.p14 Primary Assembly, the proteins below share one genomic window:
- the KCNK5 gene encoding potassium channel subfamily K member 5 isoform X2 → MVTEGWNYIEGLYYSFITISTIGFGDFVAGVNPSANYHALYRYFVELWIYLGLAWLSLFVNWKVSMFVEVHKAIKKRRRRRKESFESSPHSRKALQVKGSTASKDVNIFSFLSKKEETYNDLIKQIGKKAMKTSGGGETGPGPGLGPQGGGLPALPPSLVPLVVYSKNRVPTLEEVSQTLRSKGHVSRSPDEEAVARAPEDSSPAPEVFMNQLDRISEECEPWDAQDYHPLIFQDASITFVNTEAGLSDEETSKSSLEDNLAGEESPQQGAEAKAPLNMGEFPSSSESTFTSTESELSVPYEQLMNEYNKANSPKGT, encoded by the coding sequence GTGTGAACCCCAGCGCCAACTACCACGCCCTGTACCGCTACTTCGTGGAGCTCTGGATCTACTTGGGGCTGGCCTGGCTGTCCCTTTTTGTCAACTGGAAGGTGAGCATGTTTGTGGAAGTCCACAAAGCCATTAAGAAGCGGCGGCGGCGACGGAAGGAGTCCTTTGAGAGCTCCCCACACTCCCGGAAGGCCCTGCAGGTGAAGGGGAGCACAGCCTCCAAGGACGTCAACATCTTCAGCTTTCTTTCCAAGAAGGAAGAGACCTACAACGACCTCATCAAGCAGATCGGGAAGAAGGCCATGAAGACAAGCGGGGGTGGGGAGACGGGCCCgggcccagggctggggcctCAAGGCGGTGGGCTCCCAGCACTGCCCCCTTCCCTGGTGCCCCTGGTAGTCTACTCCAAGAACCGGGTGCCCACCTTGGAAGAGGTGTCACAGACACTGAGGAGCAAAGGCCACGTATCAAGGTCCCCAGATGAGGAGGCTGTGGCACGGGCCCCTGAAGACAGCTCCCCTGCCCCCGAGGTGTTCATGAACCAGCTGGACCGCATCAGCGAGGAATGCGAGCCATGGGACGCCCAGGACTACCACCCACTCATCTTCCAGGACGCCAGCATCACCTTCGTGAACACGGAGGCTGGCCTCTCAGACGAGGAGACCTCCAAGTCCTCGCTAGAGGACAACTTGGCAGGGGAGGAGAGCCCCCAGCAGGGGGCTGAAGCCAAGGCGCCCCTGAACATGGGCGAGTTCCCCTCCTCCTCCGAGTCCACCTTCACCAGCACTGAGTCTGAGCTCTCTGTGCCTTACGAACAGCTGATGAATGAGTACAACAAGGCTAACAGCCCCAAGGGCACATGA